In a single window of the Desulfovibrio mangrovi genome:
- a CDS encoding efflux RND transporter periplasmic adaptor subunit yields MRVMRIKPLAAGVLLAAFLGLTGLLTGCDDSSAASGEETSARTATAAPQVGNSSAMADTPDLPPKPEYVVNVKVETVVPVRMQDMLILPGETEALDDIKLAAERAGVVEWVGVTEGQMVKEGQQVVRINLSALQAALDRARANLKLAEEQLRRRRDLYARKVLSREELEQAENEQTVAQANLREAEVNLNYGITSSPVSGVVNKVYVDPGEYVGEGATVADIVNVSTLRVNFNVPEADVRFLAEGQKAEVRVDTYPGKAWIGTIDFVAWKADTATRTFQVRLVVDNREGKIRPGMIARASFVRRALADAVTAPLFCVQDKGGERIVFVEKDGVAQARTVELGVIEDDRVQVLKGLVPGDRLIIVGHTEVEDGTKVNVR; encoded by the coding sequence ATGCGAGTAATGCGAATTAAACCTCTTGCGGCTGGGGTGCTGTTAGCCGCGTTTCTGGGACTGACGGGCCTGCTGACCGGCTGTGATGACAGTTCTGCGGCATCCGGGGAGGAAACTTCTGCACGGACGGCAACGGCTGCTCCGCAGGTTGGCAATAGTTCAGCCATGGCGGATACGCCGGATCTGCCTCCCAAGCCCGAATATGTGGTGAACGTGAAGGTGGAAACCGTGGTGCCGGTTCGCATGCAGGATATGCTGATTCTGCCCGGCGAGACCGAGGCGCTTGATGACATCAAGCTGGCTGCAGAGCGGGCGGGTGTTGTTGAATGGGTAGGGGTGACCGAAGGGCAGATGGTGAAGGAAGGTCAGCAGGTCGTGCGGATCAACCTTTCCGCACTGCAGGCGGCGCTGGACCGTGCCCGGGCGAATCTCAAGCTAGCTGAAGAGCAATTGCGCCGCAGACGTGACCTGTATGCCCGAAAGGTGCTTTCCCGCGAGGAACTGGAGCAGGCAGAGAACGAGCAGACCGTGGCTCAGGCGAACCTTCGCGAGGCTGAAGTGAACCTCAACTACGGCATTACCTCGTCGCCTGTTTCCGGCGTGGTGAACAAGGTCTACGTGGATCCCGGCGAATATGTGGGCGAAGGCGCTACCGTGGCGGATATCGTGAACGTGAGCACCCTGCGCGTCAATTTCAATGTGCCTGAAGCGGACGTACGTTTCCTTGCCGAAGGCCAGAAGGCTGAAGTGCGTGTGGACACCTATCCTGGCAAAGCGTGGATCGGAACCATAGACTTTGTGGCATGGAAGGCGGATACCGCCACCAGAACCTTTCAGGTGCGTCTGGTCGTGGACAACAGGGAAGGCAAGATCAGGCCCGGCATGATCGCCCGCGCTTCGTTTGTCCGCCGCGCGCTTGCCGATGCCGTCACTGCTCCCCTGTTTTGCGTGCAGGACAAGGGCGGCGAGCGCATAGTGTTCGTTGAAAAGGATGGCGTGGCGCAGGCGCGCACTGTTGAACTGGGGGTCATTGAAGACGACAGGGTGCAGGTGCTGAAGGGCCTTGTCCCTGGTGACAGGCTTATCATTGTCGGCCATACCGAGGTTGAAGACGGTACAAAGGTGAACGTGCGATGA
- a CDS encoding TetR/AcrR family transcriptional regulator — MEKQCLCDRLLKTAREVFERHRACCGMPSSRAEAEEALTRRRLLQVARGVFAEKGAGATVRDICHAARANVSAVNYHFGSKDGLLAAVLSSVLEDLLQMYPMDGGVPEDADAEDKLFGFVFAFLCRILLATGRDEEKGLGEMLSDAFMHPMPPFEQYADAHRKAVGEFVIPILQVLVSRSAPAGAKVERETLVLMVRSIVAQILMYNANRAKILAERGGRGFTPDELAVVAQHITLFSLGGVKHISEQLLCE; from the coding sequence ATGGAAAAACAGTGTTTGTGTGATCGGTTGCTGAAGACGGCGCGCGAGGTGTTTGAACGCCACCGTGCGTGTTGCGGCATGCCTTCCTCCAGAGCGGAAGCTGAAGAAGCCTTGACCCGGCGCAGACTGCTGCAGGTTGCCCGGGGAGTTTTTGCCGAAAAGGGCGCAGGGGCTACGGTGAGGGACATCTGCCATGCCGCAAGGGCCAACGTGTCTGCCGTGAATTACCATTTCGGCAGCAAGGACGGGCTGTTGGCTGCGGTGCTTTCTTCGGTGCTGGAGGATTTGCTGCAGATGTATCCGATGGATGGCGGTGTGCCTGAGGATGCGGATGCAGAGGACAAGTTGTTCGGCTTCGTCTTCGCTTTTTTGTGTCGAATCTTGCTGGCGACTGGCCGGGATGAGGAAAAGGGGTTAGGCGAGATGCTTTCCGATGCCTTCATGCATCCCATGCCGCCGTTTGAACAGTATGCGGATGCGCATCGCAAGGCCGTTGGCGAGTTCGTGATTCCGATTCTGCAAGTGCTTGTCAGCCGGTCGGCACCTGCCGGTGCGAAGGTGGAGAGAGAAACCCTCGTGCTTATGGTGCGCTCCATCGTAGCGCAGATACTGATGTACAACGCCAACAGGGCCAAGATTCTCGCGGAGCGGGGCGGCAGGGGCTTCACCCCTGACGAATTGGCGGTTGTGGCACAACATATCACCCTGTTTTCTCTGGGTGGGGTCAAACATATCTCGGAGCAGTTGTTATGCGAGTAA
- a CDS encoding DUF342 domain-containing protein, whose protein sequence is MTDEVENDQHSCSPEPFCQFIDLAGDPDYPAMAGTLLGVATNLAPFAAGKAANGEAPGPPFYSVDMTTREVRATAPGLMSMLGGQLQISPLVHISKDALSVQATVYATGFQGHPILPIVYQQATKDLKVTLPIDMHRLDEALHRAQETGVPQKLVLCEGTAPKHGVNGRLERLLTERENVGKESEDGSINFRDRGAHPHVTEGTPIARYHPPTKGVRGLDVFGNELPARDGTDRPVRTGDNIREVEQEDGTILYEATTTGLVDVSTGSIGVSTVLQIAGDVDMTTGNILVETGSVHIKGTIRSGFSVTAASHIIVDGVVESAMVTCGGDLEVRGGITMEGRNLIRTGGTIQAAYAHDAVLEAEGDVSINGGIINSFITTKGAIFATKGKGIVMGGSLIAARGIDILESGSDMGTQTALTIALDIPELDTLTREQDAIRRQQQRLDQWLGSGTPRAILLKTPEGDRRIVAEMLRVRARLEERLKEIHTELGRLKALNNHSLARSPITIRKDAHQGTRIKIGDRAIRLDKPNFAVKYQWTPQERQVQEISLI, encoded by the coding sequence ATGACAGACGAAGTCGAAAACGATCAGCACAGCTGCAGCCCCGAACCCTTCTGCCAGTTCATCGACTTAGCCGGAGACCCGGACTATCCCGCAATGGCCGGAACCCTGCTGGGCGTCGCAACCAATCTTGCCCCCTTTGCGGCCGGCAAGGCCGCCAATGGCGAGGCGCCCGGACCTCCCTTCTACTCTGTGGACATGACAACCCGAGAAGTGCGGGCAACCGCTCCCGGTCTCATGTCCATGCTGGGCGGTCAGCTTCAGATCTCTCCCCTCGTGCATATTTCCAAGGACGCGCTCTCGGTTCAGGCTACGGTCTACGCCACCGGCTTTCAGGGGCACCCCATCCTTCCCATCGTCTATCAGCAGGCCACAAAAGACCTGAAGGTTACCCTGCCCATAGACATGCACCGGCTGGATGAGGCCCTGCACCGGGCGCAGGAGACGGGCGTTCCGCAAAAACTGGTACTGTGCGAAGGCACTGCCCCCAAGCACGGTGTAAACGGACGGCTGGAGCGCCTGCTGACCGAACGGGAGAACGTGGGAAAGGAATCGGAAGACGGCTCCATCAATTTCCGTGACCGCGGCGCACACCCTCATGTTACTGAAGGAACGCCCATTGCCCGCTACCATCCGCCAACCAAGGGAGTGCGCGGACTGGACGTGTTCGGCAACGAACTTCCCGCCCGGGATGGAACAGACAGGCCGGTCCGGACAGGCGACAACATCCGTGAAGTCGAGCAGGAAGACGGCACCATTCTTTACGAAGCCACAACAACGGGTCTGGTGGACGTAAGCACGGGCAGCATCGGAGTCTCCACTGTCCTGCAGATTGCCGGGGACGTGGACATGACCACCGGCAACATCCTCGTGGAGACAGGTTCCGTACATATCAAGGGAACCATCCGCTCAGGTTTTTCCGTCACCGCCGCCAGCCACATCATCGTTGACGGCGTAGTGGAAAGCGCCATGGTCACCTGCGGCGGAGACCTTGAAGTACGGGGCGGCATAACCATGGAAGGTCGCAACCTCATCCGCACCGGCGGCACCATTCAGGCTGCCTATGCACATGACGCCGTACTGGAGGCAGAAGGCGACGTATCCATCAACGGTGGCATCATCAACTCCTTCATCACCACCAAAGGAGCCATTTTCGCCACCAAGGGAAAAGGGATTGTCATGGGCGGCTCCCTCATTGCAGCCCGCGGCATAGATATCCTTGAATCCGGATCGGACATGGGCACGCAGACGGCCCTGACCATAGCACTGGACATTCCTGAACTGGACACCCTTACACGGGAGCAGGATGCCATCCGGCGGCAGCAGCAACGCCTGGACCAGTGGCTCGGCAGCGGCACGCCGCGCGCCATACTCCTCAAAACCCCGGAAGGAGACCGGCGCATTGTGGCCGAAATGCTCAGAGTTCGCGCACGGCTTGAGGAGCGGCTCAAGGAGATCCACACGGAACTGGGCAGGCTCAAGGCGCTGAATAACCACTCCCTTGCCCGCTCCCCGATCACAATCCGCAAGGATGCCCATCAGGGCACGCGTATCAAGATCGGGGACAGGGCCATCAGGCTCGACAAGCCCAACTTTGCCGTCAAATACCAGTGGACTCCGCAGGAACGGCAGGTACAGGAAATATCACTCATCTGA
- a CDS encoding HD domain-containing phosphohydrolase, whose amino-acid sequence MLAHEKILFVDDEPNILATFQRNLHKKYVIEVAPGPMEALEMVRTKGPFAMVVSDLKMPVMDGITLLERVRELAPETVRIILSGQGDFDAAIDAVNRGAIFRFLTKPCPPDILLAVLRDAIKQYRLITAEKELLRGTLLGSVKVLVDVLGLVSPEAFGRSERIRTLVGELGKRMKDPNLWQLDVAAMLCQLGCVGLPEELLEKVMRDEQLGAEEQQIFRMHPDIGANLLSNIPRMAPVSELIAHQLDDFSETTPLGARILRVALAFDRLEQQGISAREAVDQLIAGNTAGSYDPAVLAALKAHITEQLGGEIKPTRLEHVEAGMVLAEDLVNAEGTVLLLKGQSISDSALKRLKALPDLLKISGPIPILVALKPDEAPAARPGS is encoded by the coding sequence TTGCTGGCGCACGAAAAGATCCTGTTCGTGGACGACGAACCCAACATTCTGGCAACCTTCCAGCGCAACCTGCACAAGAAGTATGTCATTGAGGTAGCTCCGGGGCCTATGGAAGCTCTGGAGATGGTCCGCACCAAAGGCCCTTTCGCCATGGTGGTTTCCGACCTCAAGATGCCGGTCATGGACGGCATTACCCTGCTGGAACGCGTTCGCGAACTTGCTCCCGAGACGGTACGCATCATACTCAGCGGACAAGGAGACTTTGACGCCGCCATAGACGCCGTGAACCGCGGAGCCATTTTCCGTTTTCTCACCAAGCCATGCCCGCCGGACATCCTTCTCGCCGTATTGCGCGACGCCATTAAACAGTACCGGCTCATCACGGCGGAAAAAGAACTGCTTCGGGGCACCCTGCTCGGCAGCGTAAAGGTTCTGGTGGATGTGCTTGGCCTTGTCAGCCCGGAGGCGTTCGGCCGCTCAGAGCGCATTCGCACCCTTGTGGGCGAACTGGGCAAACGAATGAAAGACCCCAATCTATGGCAGCTTGATGTAGCCGCCATGCTCTGCCAGTTGGGCTGCGTGGGCCTGCCGGAGGAATTGCTGGAAAAAGTGATGCGTGACGAGCAGCTTGGCGCAGAGGAACAGCAGATATTCCGCATGCATCCCGACATCGGTGCAAACCTGCTTTCCAATATACCACGTATGGCTCCGGTGTCAGAGCTTATCGCCCACCAGCTTGACGACTTCTCGGAGACTACGCCGCTCGGTGCACGCATTCTGCGGGTTGCCCTTGCCTTTGACCGGCTGGAACAGCAGGGGATTTCCGCACGCGAAGCCGTGGACCAGCTCATAGCAGGCAACACCGCCGGCAGCTACGACCCCGCAGTGCTTGCCGCACTCAAGGCGCATATCACCGAGCAACTCGGCGGCGAAATCAAACCAACCCGTCTGGAGCATGTAGAGGCCGGCATGGTGCTGGCCGAAGATCTGGTGAATGCCGAAGGAACTGTGCTGCTTCTCAAGGGGCAAAGCATTTCAGACAGCGCGCTCAAGCGCCTCAAGGCCCTGCCGGATCTGCTCAAGATCAGCGGACCGATCCCCATCCTTGTCGCCCTCAAGCCCGACGAAGCACCTGCCGCCAGACCGGGAAGCTGA
- a CDS encoding DUF362 domain-containing protein yields MSDCLSVALARCHDYLPEAVEQAVHMVLDACGYRPAAGSRVLVKPNLLKAEPGGLCCTHPQVVRAACTYLMDCGCRVTVGDSPAFGSAAKVAQAIGLAEALAPLGVPIITLDVPVNVQLPFGMTVGISRHALETDALLSVPRIKAHTQMRVTCAVKNMFGCVAGVRKALAHTVHGDKGNAFRAMLVEVAAALPQTAALVDGIVAMDRIGPSGGDACTLGVVGASREAVALDSAVYTMLGAKPAMIPLWGELQSRGTVGAFAENLSFPLLSPADIDATTFRFPGSLTPETFHPLRLLRSAVKRWWMARR; encoded by the coding sequence GTGAGTGACTGTCTTTCAGTTGCACTTGCACGCTGTCACGACTACCTGCCGGAAGCTGTGGAGCAGGCGGTGCACATGGTACTGGATGCCTGCGGCTACCGTCCTGCGGCCGGAAGCCGTGTGCTGGTCAAGCCCAACCTGCTCAAGGCTGAGCCCGGCGGATTGTGCTGCACCCACCCGCAGGTGGTGCGCGCCGCATGCACCTATCTGATGGACTGCGGCTGCCGTGTAACGGTGGGGGATTCGCCTGCCTTCGGATCCGCGGCCAAAGTTGCGCAGGCCATAGGTCTTGCAGAGGCGTTGGCGCCTCTGGGCGTTCCCATTATCACGCTTGATGTTCCTGTTAACGTACAATTGCCCTTCGGTATGACGGTGGGCATTTCACGGCATGCGCTGGAAACGGATGCGTTGCTCTCCGTTCCCAGAATTAAGGCGCATACCCAGATGCGCGTCACGTGCGCCGTGAAGAACATGTTCGGCTGCGTGGCAGGCGTGCGCAAGGCTTTGGCGCACACTGTGCACGGTGACAAGGGCAATGCCTTCCGGGCCATGCTGGTGGAGGTGGCGGCGGCGCTTCCGCAGACAGCTGCTTTGGTGGACGGCATTGTGGCCATGGACAGGATAGGGCCGTCCGGCGGTGATGCCTGCACACTGGGAGTGGTGGGCGCGTCCCGTGAAGCCGTGGCTCTTGATTCGGCCGTATATACGATGCTGGGGGCAAAGCCTGCGATGATACCGCTATGGGGAGAGCTGCAGAGTCGCGGCACAGTGGGGGCATTTGCGGAGAACCTGAGCTTTCCGCTACTCTCTCCTGCGGATATTGATGCCACGACGTTTCGTTTTCCCGGTTCATTGACGCCGGAAACCTTTCATCCTCTCCGGTTGCTGCGCAGTGCGGTAAAACGCTGGTGGATGGCCCGACGCTGA
- a CDS encoding rhodanese-like domain-containing protein, whose amino-acid sequence MEIPRAVRAISPEELRKFMAEHEEGAYTLVDVRQPQEYRQEHLPGAQLIPVSELETRLGELPAEQDLVFYCKSGARSAAAALIAQDSGVIRGSIMHLHGGILAWEGGSIGSLPRVEVFAGVRSASELLMKALELEKAAHTMYTMVRASSQRTALCNLMDKLIGVEEAHARMVYRYLSRYWTDDSGELPPFEVLFDTLQGRVLEGGLTVDELEPWIRGAIQGECVELADLALEVELNAYDLYRTLARQAAASNGAFGLGADAELIFLDLASQEKHHARLIMSRMAAFEEPKA is encoded by the coding sequence ATGGAAATTCCACGTGCAGTGCGGGCAATATCGCCCGAAGAGTTGCGCAAGTTCATGGCGGAACACGAAGAGGGCGCATATACCCTTGTAGATGTGCGCCAGCCGCAGGAGTATCGGCAGGAGCACCTGCCCGGAGCCCAGCTGATTCCGGTTTCCGAGCTGGAAACACGGCTGGGTGAGCTTCCGGCAGAGCAGGATCTGGTGTTCTACTGCAAGAGCGGGGCACGCTCTGCCGCTGCTGCGCTCATAGCGCAGGACAGCGGCGTGATTCGCGGTAGCATCATGCATCTGCATGGCGGGATTCTGGCGTGGGAAGGTGGCTCCATTGGCAGCTTGCCGCGGGTGGAGGTCTTCGCCGGTGTCCGATCTGCCAGCGAGTTGCTGATGAAAGCGCTGGAGCTGGAGAAGGCGGCCCATACCATGTACACCATGGTTCGTGCCTCCTCGCAGCGAACCGCTCTTTGCAATCTCATGGATAAGCTCATCGGTGTGGAAGAGGCGCATGCCCGCATGGTCTACAGGTACCTGAGCCGCTACTGGACCGATGATTCGGGCGAACTGCCGCCGTTTGAAGTGCTTTTCGACACGTTGCAGGGGCGCGTACTCGAAGGCGGCCTGACTGTGGATGAACTGGAGCCGTGGATTCGTGGCGCCATTCAGGGCGAATGTGTAGAGCTTGCCGATCTGGCCCTTGAGGTGGAGCTGAACGCCTACGATCTGTACCGCACGCTTGCCCGTCAGGCTGCGGCATCCAACGGCGCTTTCGGGCTGGGTGCTGATGCGGAACTCATCTTTCTTGATCTCGCCTCGCAGGAAAAGCATCACGCCCGTCTTATCATGAGCAGAATGGCGGCGTTTGAGGAGCCCAAGGCGTGA
- a CDS encoding ATP-binding protein: MPSTDHPFFDFRNAVEQIATPEVERKPLLPIFEAIHNSIQSIQEANRDHGNITIDIVRNQNDLDPKAITTISISDNGLGFTTQNKNSFGRLFTTHKKNNFNCKGIGRLSFFLHSMKSTSTVSSKKMILFLNSKQH, encoded by the coding sequence ATGCCATCAACAGATCACCCTTTTTTTGACTTCAGAAATGCTGTCGAACAAATAGCCACCCCTGAAGTTGAAAGAAAGCCACTCCTCCCAATATTTGAAGCAATACATAATTCTATTCAATCTATACAAGAAGCCAACAGAGACCATGGTAATATCACAATTGATATAGTTAGAAACCAAAACGATCTCGACCCAAAAGCTATTACAACCATATCAATAAGTGACAATGGACTTGGATTTACGACTCAAAACAAGAATTCTTTCGGACGCCTGTTCACAACACATAAAAAAAATAACTTCAACTGCAAAGGAATTGGCCGCTTATCATTTTTTCTGCATTCTATGAAGTCAACATCGACAGTATCTTCGAAGAAAATGATACTTTTTTTGAACTCAAAACAACATTAA
- a CDS encoding RNA methyltransferase, whose protein sequence is MLDNLAVVLVKPRFPENIGMAARACVNMGVNELVVVQPERWDMDRIHSLATIKGADLVRSIRVEDDLAKALAGYTQVYGTTARTGGWRSEILSPEKAAPLISGQLAGGGKVALLFGPEDKGLTNEETEICNHLLTIPVNPQASSLNLAQAVLIVLYECFKVGARAPLMSVASDAQSPLCTHAEQEMVIRTLRDTLLRIDFLRKNNPDYFMLPVRRFLQKIALRRHEFSMLMGICNQIGWVADKAGLPKCQDRGGTDSDSAPRD, encoded by the coding sequence ATGCTCGACAATCTTGCCGTCGTCCTCGTGAAGCCCCGTTTCCCGGAAAATATTGGCATGGCCGCTCGCGCCTGCGTCAACATGGGCGTGAATGAGCTTGTCGTGGTGCAGCCAGAGCGTTGGGACATGGATCGTATCCATTCTCTTGCCACGATTAAGGGGGCCGATCTGGTTCGTTCCATCCGTGTGGAGGATGATCTTGCCAAAGCGCTTGCAGGATATACGCAGGTGTACGGCACTACAGCCCGCACGGGCGGCTGGCGCAGTGAGATTCTTTCACCGGAAAAGGCTGCCCCTCTGATCTCCGGGCAGCTTGCCGGAGGTGGTAAGGTTGCTCTGCTCTTTGGCCCGGAGGATAAGGGGCTGACCAATGAAGAGACGGAAATCTGCAACCATCTGCTCACCATCCCTGTAAACCCGCAGGCCAGCTCTTTGAATCTTGCGCAGGCCGTGCTTATAGTTCTCTATGAATGCTTCAAGGTGGGGGCGCGTGCCCCGCTTATGTCCGTCGCCAGTGACGCGCAGTCGCCTCTGTGTACGCACGCCGAACAGGAGATGGTCATTCGCACCCTGCGCGACACGCTTTTACGTATCGACTTTTTGCGTAAGAATAATCCAGACTACTTCATGCTCCCCGTGCGCCGCTTCCTGCAGAAGATTGCCCTGCGCCGCCACGAATTTTCCATGCTCATGGGTATCTGTAATCAGATAGGCTGGGTGGCGGATAAAGCCGGACTGCCTAAGTGTCAGGATAGGGGCGGCACTGATTCCGATTCTGCCCCACGAGATTAA
- a CDS encoding class I SAM-dependent methyltransferase yields MVNAMLMKTNNQFIDIEEVNWLTLTSVSSIDVVGKVFSYRGKVFRAINEEMTDYVHELFDKNIVRKLVERGLLIDTRRTELQLKDYPLILWHEKIPHITKPAFWPWEFYRKAGMKFIELNEVLMNWGLATCDGHQENIMMHNNCSPVFIDFGSILPLNMSNNGLTSLKQFKGCFFNMMLLRAQKPELENILRYICYHKGSILDNEYQAITGDLIEAPYHDREMCLRFYKALLPKLRFENTKTVWTGYHKENDFDFEKLQESEDTRAYTVLRLLKAKQPKTLVDIAANAGKFSLMAAWLGAKVYAFDIHGAAIEKLYSRVAGEESSLDVSVGVHGIYRGDRYNFWQLPLAAKGEVALSLAISHHLSITQKKPMNFIAQTLAAYCDKTLISEFMPYGLGNTKYYPDPFPEDYSLSNYLTAFDSLFERVKVIFYPTRKHWSFRIMLVFEGKLTSGDSAREIEKSYFVCHTDKLDHDDYILRVLCPECNSIFHVEDKSHISCPMCNGNTAYNQDEELLFSSM; encoded by the coding sequence ATGGTGAATGCAATGCTTATGAAGACAAACAATCAGTTTATCGACATTGAAGAAGTTAATTGGCTCACACTCACATCTGTTTCAAGTATTGATGTTGTAGGGAAAGTATTTTCATACAGAGGCAAAGTATTTCGAGCCATAAATGAAGAAATGACCGATTATGTTCACGAACTTTTTGATAAAAATATTGTTCGTAAACTTGTGGAACGAGGGCTTCTTATCGACACAAGACGAACAGAATTGCAGTTAAAGGATTATCCTCTGATTCTGTGGCATGAAAAGATCCCACACATAACAAAGCCTGCTTTTTGGCCTTGGGAATTCTATAGAAAGGCAGGAATGAAATTTATTGAGTTGAATGAAGTATTGATGAATTGGGGACTCGCAACTTGCGATGGGCATCAGGAAAACATCATGATGCACAACAACTGTTCACCAGTTTTTATCGATTTCGGATCTATCCTTCCTCTCAACATGTCCAATAATGGCCTAACATCCCTTAAACAATTCAAGGGATGTTTTTTTAACATGATGCTTTTGCGCGCCCAAAAACCAGAGCTAGAGAATATACTAAGATATATCTGCTACCATAAAGGATCTATCTTAGACAATGAATATCAGGCTATTACCGGAGATCTGATTGAAGCACCATATCATGATAGAGAAATGTGCCTGCGCTTTTATAAAGCGCTACTACCAAAGCTTCGGTTCGAAAATACAAAAACTGTTTGGACTGGGTATCATAAAGAAAATGATTTCGACTTTGAAAAACTTCAAGAATCTGAAGACACACGTGCTTATACGGTCCTCAGATTGTTAAAGGCGAAGCAACCCAAAACGCTTGTAGACATAGCCGCTAATGCAGGCAAATTCTCACTCATGGCTGCTTGGCTTGGGGCTAAGGTTTATGCCTTCGATATTCACGGTGCAGCAATTGAGAAATTGTATTCGAGAGTTGCTGGGGAAGAGTCTTCTCTAGATGTCTCTGTGGGAGTTCACGGAATATACCGCGGAGATCGGTATAACTTCTGGCAATTGCCTCTTGCCGCAAAAGGGGAGGTGGCGCTGTCCTTGGCAATCTCTCACCACTTATCAATTACTCAGAAAAAGCCTATGAACTTTATAGCTCAAACACTGGCTGCGTATTGCGATAAAACCTTGATTAGCGAGTTTATGCCGTATGGACTTGGAAATACAAAGTACTATCCAGATCCGTTCCCTGAAGACTATAGCTTGAGCAATTACCTCACCGCCTTTGACAGTTTGTTCGAGAGAGTTAAGGTTATTTTCTATCCAACACGGAAACATTGGTCTTTCAGGATTATGCTTGTCTTCGAAGGAAAGTTGACCTCTGGCGATTCCGCTCGGGAAATCGAAAAGTCATATTTCGTATGTCACACTGACAAACTTGATCATGACGACTATATTTTGCGTGTGCTTTGCCCTGAATGCAATTCCATATTTCACGTTGAAGACAAAAGCCACATCTCTTGCCCCATGTGCAATGGCAACACTGCATACAACCAAGATGAAGAACTGCTATTTTCATCTATGTAA
- a CDS encoding FMN-binding protein yields MFNENFMTVVGKEGVVSIVTCDDEGAHVVNTWNSYLAFPGENRILIPAFGMRKTQRKMEKNNNVLLTLGSKEVEGKMGPGTGYLIKATGIFKNSGPEFDLVKSNFSWANRVLEITVSEVKQTI; encoded by the coding sequence ATGTTCAATGAAAACTTCATGACCGTGGTCGGCAAAGAAGGAGTCGTTTCCATCGTAACCTGTGACGACGAAGGAGCGCATGTTGTAAATACTTGGAATTCCTACCTTGCCTTCCCCGGTGAAAACCGGATTCTTATACCGGCATTCGGAATGAGAAAGACGCAAAGGAAGATGGAAAAAAACAACAACGTGCTCCTCACCTTGGGCTCCAAAGAGGTCGAAGGTAAAATGGGGCCGGGAACTGGCTATCTTATCAAGGCCACTGGCATCTTCAAAAACAGCGGGCCGGAGTTTGACCTTGTAAAAAGCAACTTCTCGTGGGCCAACCGAGTCCTTGAAATCACTGTCTCTGAAGTGAAGCAAACCATTTAG
- a CDS encoding RrF2 family transcriptional regulator: MQFSVGVEYAFHSLFYMTDLPEGKTIGIKQIAELNAIPETYLSKVFAKLRKSGIVRSVPGVNGGYELARSASDISFWDIIEAIEGPSYFFQCAEIRKKNIFTEPSAEFSSKCPCLIKVVIQEAEELLREQLRSKSLRWLREKVYSDFSDNKKLAIEHWIKSV; the protein is encoded by the coding sequence ATGCAGTTCAGCGTCGGGGTGGAGTACGCATTCCACTCATTATTTTATATGACGGACCTCCCGGAAGGGAAAACCATCGGCATAAAGCAGATAGCTGAATTGAATGCGATACCAGAAACATATCTTTCCAAGGTCTTCGCCAAACTGAGGAAAAGCGGGATCGTCAGGTCAGTACCCGGAGTCAATGGCGGTTACGAACTGGCCAGATCTGCAAGCGACATTTCGTTCTGGGATATTATCGAAGCAATTGAAGGCCCTTCCTATTTCTTTCAATGCGCTGAAATACGAAAGAAAAACATCTTTACGGAACCTTCTGCCGAGTTTTCTTCCAAATGCCCCTGCCTGATCAAGGTGGTCATTCAGGAAGCGGAGGAACTGCTTAGAGAACAGTTACGCTCAAAATCTCTGCGCTGGCTCCGCGAAAAGGTATATAGCGACTTCTCAGACAACAAAAAGCTCGCAATCGAGCATTGGATCAAATCCGTATAA
- a CDS encoding DUF1294 domain-containing protein, protein MLAKDKLYLGVIAVFFGIIGAFAFAGKLMPEILAGYILTSLVSFFVYAVDKSTAQRGDWRVPESTLHLLSLVGGWPGALFAQQTLRHKTKKQPFRTTFWITVVMNCCAFIYLCIPKGRGILHTLIANVIIMAN, encoded by the coding sequence ATGCTAGCGAAGGATAAGTTGTATTTGGGTGTCATTGCTGTGTTTTTTGGTATCATAGGTGCCTTTGCGTTTGCTGGAAAATTAATGCCAGAAATACTGGCAGGTTATATTTTGACTAGCTTGGTAAGTTTCTTTGTCTACGCCGTAGATAAATCAACAGCCCAAAGAGGTGATTGGCGTGTTCCTGAGAGTACATTGCATTTATTGTCTTTAGTTGGTGGGTGGCCGGGCGCGCTCTTTGCACAACAAACGCTTCGTCATAAAACAAAAAAACAACCTTTCCGCACAACGTTTTGGATAACAGTTGTAATGAATTGTTGTGCATTTATATATCTATGTATCCCAAAGGGGAGGGGAATCCTGCATACGTTGATAGCTAACGTGATAATAATGGCAAACTGA